A genomic region of Echeneis naucrates chromosome 24, fEcheNa1.1, whole genome shotgun sequence contains the following coding sequences:
- the ints7 gene encoding integrator complex subunit 7 isoform X4 — protein sequence MSLSTARSFLSEACYGEQELDANSALMELDKGLRSGKLGEQCEAVVLFPKLFQKYPFPILINSAFLKLADIFRLGMLGSLASIIPERKNAHHTIRQSLDSHDNVEVEAAIFAAASFSAQSKDFAAGICNKVSEMIQGLDTPVELKLKLIPMLQHMHHDASLASSSRELLQHLVNSYPSTPMVIVSLHTFTQLAAFSLIDIPKQLQLLLQYLKDDPRKAVKRLAINDLKLLAKKAPHLWIRENTQTLCECALTSPYNSLKLGMLAVLSTLSGTIAIKQYFSNMTGGSSVPPRLTDLVKLAQECCYHSNLAVAAHGVIVLSNIAVSCPEKDIVQLEQDTVLGVESLLMLCSQDSSPSAQATLKTALTSLVKMLKSRPHLSQSAVEFLLGQLHLSCDSSRVLMCHALAAIATHLPVLGDGMLGDLVDLYRVASHSSTGKQQELLVSLATVIFVASQSSLSSDVKTVIKQQLENGANGWTVYRIARQASRMGCHEFSSELYQSLRTRVASEHFYFWLNSLKEFSQAEQCLSHVEDGDYSGAMSAIAEALRSYQKGIASLTAASTPLSPLTFQCEFIKLRIDTLQALSQLICTCNSLKTSPPPAIATTIALTSGNDLQRCGRISLQMKVCMDEFRSLAARYADLHQASFDADYATLRNVELQQQSCLLVSHVIEALILDPQAASFQEYGTLGSVQTESEYERRMMSVFNHVLEEVEGLTKKHPPVSYLHTGCLCDAVIALLKVPLSFQRYFFQKLQSTSIKLALSPSPRTPSEPIPVQSSQQLTLKVEGVVQHGTTPGLFRKIQSVCLNVTSVLQSKTGPDYKIPLDTKTNEIEQRVEPHNDYFSTQFLLNFSILGTHTVTVEASVVDESGTEWKTGPRTTVSVKSLEDPYSQQLRHQLQQSASQPAPQRGAYSRF from the exons ATGTCGCTTTCCACGGCGCGGTCATTTTTATCAGAGGCTTGTTATGGAGAGCAGGAGCTCGACGCCAATTCCGCTCTCATGGAGCTGGACAAAG GGCTCCGCTCGGGGAAGCTGGGGGAGCAGTGTGAGGCTGTGGTGCTGTTCCCCAAACTCTTCCAGAAGTACCCGTTTCCCATCCTCATCAACTCAGCTTTCCTGAAACTAGCAGACATCTTCAGGCTCGG GATGCTTGGTAGTTTGGCCTCCATCATCCCAGAGAGGAAGAATGCCCACCACACTATTCGACAAAGTCTTGACTCTCATGACAATGTGGAAGTAGAGGCTGCAATATTTGCTGCTGCAAGTTTTTCCGCACAGTCAAA GGACTTTGCAGCTGGGATTTGCAATAAAGTCAGTGAGATGATTCAAG GTTTGGACACTCCAGtggagctgaagctgaagctgattcCAATGCTACAGCACATGCACCACGATGCCAGCTTAGCgtccagcagcagagagctTCTGCAACACCTTGTTAACTCCTATCCCTCCACCCCCATGGTCATCGTCAGCCTACACACCTTTACCCAGCTGGCCGCCTTTTCTCTCATTGATATCCCTAAACAG TTACAACTCCTTCTTCAATATCTGAAAGATGACCCAAGAAAAGCTGTGAAGAGACTCGCAATTAACGACCTAAAGCTCCTGGCTAAAAAGGCTCCTCATCTTTGGATCAGAGAAAATACTCAG ACCCTGTGTGAATGTGCCTTGACTAGCCCTTACAACAGCTTGAAGCTGGGGATGTTGGCTGTACTCTCCACCCTCTCTGGAACAATCGCTATAAAGCAGTACTTCAGTAATATGACAG GTGGCTCCTCAGTACCCCCTCGGCTCACTGACCTGGTTAAACTGGCGCAAGAGTGCTGTTACCACAGCAACCTGGCAGTGGCTGCCCATGGGGTCATAGTACTCTCCAACATTGCCGTTTCCTGTCCAGAGAAAG ATATAGTGCAATTGGAGCAGGACACAGTTTTGGGAGTGGAGTCTCTCCTGATGCTCTGCAGTCAGGACAGCAGCCCCAGTGCCCAGGCCACACTCAAA ACAGCCCTCACCTCACTGGTTAAGATGCTGAAAAGTCGACCCCatctcagtcagtcagctgtgGAGTTCCTTCTCGGCCAGCTCCACTTGTCCTGTGACTCCTCTCGTGTTCTTATGTGCCACGCTCTGGCAGCCATCGCCACCCACTTGCCAGTGCTGGGTGATGGGATGCTGGGAGATCTGGTGGACCTTTACAGAGTGGCCAGTCACTCCTCCACTGGCAAACAGCAAGAGCTTCTG GTTTCCTTGGCAACAGTGATTTTTGTTGCTAGCCAATCCTCTTTGTCATCTGACGTGAAGACAGTCATCAAACAACAGCTGGAGAATGGTGCTAATGGCTGGACTGTATACCGCATTGCACGACAAGCTTCACGcatg GGATGCCATGAGTTCTCCAGTGAGCTGTACCAGAGTCTGCGTACCCGTGTGGCATCAGAGCACTTCTACTTTTGGCTGAACAGCCTGAAGGAGTTTTCCCAGGCTGAGCAGTGCCTGAGTCATGTGGAGGATGGAGACTATAGTGGAGCCATGAGCGCCATCGCTGAGGCCCTGCGATCCTACCAAAAGGGCATCGCCTCCCTCACA GCTGCCAGTACTCCTTTGAGCCCACTAACGTTCCAGTGTGAGTTCATTAAACTGCGGATCGACACCCTACAAGCCCTGTCGCAGCTCATTTGTACCTGCAACAGCCTGAAAACCAGCCCTCCTCCTGCCATTGCCACCACTATTGCCCTTACCTCAGGCAATGACCTGCAGCGCTGTGGCCGCATCTCATTGCAG ATGAAGGTATGCATGGACGAGTTCCGAAGTCTTGCAGCACGCTATGCTGATTTACACCAGGCCTCATTTGATGCTGACTATGCCACTCTTCGTAATGTGGAGCT ACAACAACAGAGCTGTTTGCTTGTCTCCCATGTGATAGAAGCTTTAATTTTAGACCCACAGGCAGCCAG TTTTCAGGAATATGGCACCCTGGGGTCAGTGCAGACAGAGAGTGAATACGAGCGACGGATGATGTCTGTATTTAACCATGTGctggaggaagtggagggcCTCACCAAGAAACACCCCCCAGTTTCATATCTG catacAGGTTGTCTCTGTGATGCTGTCATAGCTTTGCTCAAAGTCCCGCTCTCTTTCCAGAGGTACTTCTTCCAAAAGCTCCAGTCAACAAGCATTAAG CTTGCCCTCTCTCCATCCCCACGAACACCAAGTGAACCAATTCCAGTacagagcagccagcagctgaCTCTAAAAGTGGAAGGGGTGGTGCAGCACGGTACGACGCCCGGACTCTTCAGGAAGATCCAGTCTGTTTGCCTCAATGTCACTTCAGTTCTGCAGAGCAAGACAGGGCCTGACTACAAG ATTCCACTTGACACTAAAACTAATGAGATTGAGCAGCGAGTAGAACCCCACAACGACTACTTCAGCACCCAGTTCTTACTGAATTTCTCCATCCTTGGCACACACACGGTCACTGTAGAGGCGTCTGTTGTGGATGAGAGTGGCACAGAATGGAAGACAGGGCCCAGGACAACAGTCTCAGTGAAATCCCTGGAGGATCCTTACTCTCAGCAGCTCCGCCACCAGCTGCAGCAAAGTGCATCCCAGCCTGCTCCCCAGAGAGGAGCATACTCACGCTTCTAG
- the ints7 gene encoding integrator complex subunit 7 isoform X2 — MSLSTARSFLSEACYGEQELDANSALMELDKGLRSGKLGEQCEAVVLFPKLFQKYPFPILINSAFLKLADIFRLGNNFLRLCVLKVTQQSEKHLEKILNVDEFVKRVFSVIHSNDPVARAITLRMLGSLASIIPERKNAHHTIRQSLDSHDNVEVEAAIFAAASFSAQSKDFAAGICNKVSEMIQGLDTPVELKLKLIPMLQHMHHDASLASSSRELLQHLVNSYPSTPMVIVSLHTFTQLAAFSLIDIPKQLQLLLQYLKDDPRKAVKRLAINDLKLLAKKAPHLWIRENTQTLCECALTSPYNSLKLGMLAVLSTLSGTIAIKQYFSNMTGGSSVPPRLTDLVKLAQECCYHSNLAVAAHGVIVLSNIAVSCPEKDIVQLEQDTVLGVESLLMLCSQDSSPSAQATLKTALTSLVKMLKSRPHLSQSAVEFLLGQLHLSCDSSRVLMCHALAAIATHLPVLGDGMLGDLVDLYRVASHSSTGKQQELLVSLATVIFVASQSSLSSDVKTVIKQQLENGANGWTVYRIARQASRMGCHEFSSELYQSLRTRVASEHFYFWLNSLKEFSQAEQCLSHVEDGDYSGAMSAIAEALRSYQKGIASLTAASTPLSPLTFQCEFIKLRIDTLQALSQLICTCNSLKTSPPPAIATTIALTSGNDLQRCGRISLQMKVCMDEFRSLAARYADLHQASFDADYATLRNVELQQQSCLLVSHVIEALILDPQAASFQEYGTLGSVQTESEYERRMMSVFNHVLEEHTGCLCDAVIALLKVPLSFQRYFFQKLQSTSIKLALSPSPRTPSEPIPVQSSQQLTLKVEGVVQHGTTPGLFRKIQSVCLNVTSVLQSKTGPDYKIPLDTKTNEIEQRVEPHNDYFSTQFLLNFSILGTHTVTVEASVVDESGTEWKTGPRTTVSVKSLEDPYSQQLRHQLQQSASQPAPQRGAYSRF; from the exons ATGTCGCTTTCCACGGCGCGGTCATTTTTATCAGAGGCTTGTTATGGAGAGCAGGAGCTCGACGCCAATTCCGCTCTCATGGAGCTGGACAAAG GGCTCCGCTCGGGGAAGCTGGGGGAGCAGTGTGAGGCTGTGGTGCTGTTCCCCAAACTCTTCCAGAAGTACCCGTTTCCCATCCTCATCAACTCAGCTTTCCTGAAACTAGCAGACATCTTCAGGCTCGG AAACAACTTTCTGCGCCTCTGTGTGCTGAAAGTAACTCAACAAAGTGAGAAACACTTGGAGAAGATCCTTAATGTGGATGAATTTGTGAAAAGGGTGTTTTCTGTCATCCATAGTAATGACCCTGTGGCCAGAGCCATCACACTGAG GATGCTTGGTAGTTTGGCCTCCATCATCCCAGAGAGGAAGAATGCCCACCACACTATTCGACAAAGTCTTGACTCTCATGACAATGTGGAAGTAGAGGCTGCAATATTTGCTGCTGCAAGTTTTTCCGCACAGTCAAA GGACTTTGCAGCTGGGATTTGCAATAAAGTCAGTGAGATGATTCAAG GTTTGGACACTCCAGtggagctgaagctgaagctgattcCAATGCTACAGCACATGCACCACGATGCCAGCTTAGCgtccagcagcagagagctTCTGCAACACCTTGTTAACTCCTATCCCTCCACCCCCATGGTCATCGTCAGCCTACACACCTTTACCCAGCTGGCCGCCTTTTCTCTCATTGATATCCCTAAACAG TTACAACTCCTTCTTCAATATCTGAAAGATGACCCAAGAAAAGCTGTGAAGAGACTCGCAATTAACGACCTAAAGCTCCTGGCTAAAAAGGCTCCTCATCTTTGGATCAGAGAAAATACTCAG ACCCTGTGTGAATGTGCCTTGACTAGCCCTTACAACAGCTTGAAGCTGGGGATGTTGGCTGTACTCTCCACCCTCTCTGGAACAATCGCTATAAAGCAGTACTTCAGTAATATGACAG GTGGCTCCTCAGTACCCCCTCGGCTCACTGACCTGGTTAAACTGGCGCAAGAGTGCTGTTACCACAGCAACCTGGCAGTGGCTGCCCATGGGGTCATAGTACTCTCCAACATTGCCGTTTCCTGTCCAGAGAAAG ATATAGTGCAATTGGAGCAGGACACAGTTTTGGGAGTGGAGTCTCTCCTGATGCTCTGCAGTCAGGACAGCAGCCCCAGTGCCCAGGCCACACTCAAA ACAGCCCTCACCTCACTGGTTAAGATGCTGAAAAGTCGACCCCatctcagtcagtcagctgtgGAGTTCCTTCTCGGCCAGCTCCACTTGTCCTGTGACTCCTCTCGTGTTCTTATGTGCCACGCTCTGGCAGCCATCGCCACCCACTTGCCAGTGCTGGGTGATGGGATGCTGGGAGATCTGGTGGACCTTTACAGAGTGGCCAGTCACTCCTCCACTGGCAAACAGCAAGAGCTTCTG GTTTCCTTGGCAACAGTGATTTTTGTTGCTAGCCAATCCTCTTTGTCATCTGACGTGAAGACAGTCATCAAACAACAGCTGGAGAATGGTGCTAATGGCTGGACTGTATACCGCATTGCACGACAAGCTTCACGcatg GGATGCCATGAGTTCTCCAGTGAGCTGTACCAGAGTCTGCGTACCCGTGTGGCATCAGAGCACTTCTACTTTTGGCTGAACAGCCTGAAGGAGTTTTCCCAGGCTGAGCAGTGCCTGAGTCATGTGGAGGATGGAGACTATAGTGGAGCCATGAGCGCCATCGCTGAGGCCCTGCGATCCTACCAAAAGGGCATCGCCTCCCTCACA GCTGCCAGTACTCCTTTGAGCCCACTAACGTTCCAGTGTGAGTTCATTAAACTGCGGATCGACACCCTACAAGCCCTGTCGCAGCTCATTTGTACCTGCAACAGCCTGAAAACCAGCCCTCCTCCTGCCATTGCCACCACTATTGCCCTTACCTCAGGCAATGACCTGCAGCGCTGTGGCCGCATCTCATTGCAG ATGAAGGTATGCATGGACGAGTTCCGAAGTCTTGCAGCACGCTATGCTGATTTACACCAGGCCTCATTTGATGCTGACTATGCCACTCTTCGTAATGTGGAGCT ACAACAACAGAGCTGTTTGCTTGTCTCCCATGTGATAGAAGCTTTAATTTTAGACCCACAGGCAGCCAG TTTTCAGGAATATGGCACCCTGGGGTCAGTGCAGACAGAGAGTGAATACGAGCGACGGATGATGTCTGTATTTAACCATGTGctggaggaa catacAGGTTGTCTCTGTGATGCTGTCATAGCTTTGCTCAAAGTCCCGCTCTCTTTCCAGAGGTACTTCTTCCAAAAGCTCCAGTCAACAAGCATTAAG CTTGCCCTCTCTCCATCCCCACGAACACCAAGTGAACCAATTCCAGTacagagcagccagcagctgaCTCTAAAAGTGGAAGGGGTGGTGCAGCACGGTACGACGCCCGGACTCTTCAGGAAGATCCAGTCTGTTTGCCTCAATGTCACTTCAGTTCTGCAGAGCAAGACAGGGCCTGACTACAAG ATTCCACTTGACACTAAAACTAATGAGATTGAGCAGCGAGTAGAACCCCACAACGACTACTTCAGCACCCAGTTCTTACTGAATTTCTCCATCCTTGGCACACACACGGTCACTGTAGAGGCGTCTGTTGTGGATGAGAGTGGCACAGAATGGAAGACAGGGCCCAGGACAACAGTCTCAGTGAAATCCCTGGAGGATCCTTACTCTCAGCAGCTCCGCCACCAGCTGCAGCAAAGTGCATCCCAGCCTGCTCCCCAGAGAGGAGCATACTCACGCTTCTAG
- the ints7 gene encoding integrator complex subunit 7 isoform X3 yields the protein MSLSTARSFLSEACYGEQELDANSALMELDKGLRSGKLGEQCEAVVLFPKLFQKYPFPILINSAFLKLADIFRLGNNFLRLCVLKVTQQSEKHLEKILNVDEFVKRVFSVIHSNDPVARAITLRMLGSLASIIPERKNAHHTIRQSLDSHDNVEVEAAIFAAASFSAQSKDFAAGICNKVSEMIQGLDTPVELKLKLIPMLQHMHHDASLASSSRELLQHLVNSYPSTPMVIVSLHTFTQLAAFSLIDIPKQLQLLLQYLKDDPRKAVKRLAINDLKLLAKKAPHLWIRENTQTLCECALTSPYNSLKLGMLAVLSTLSGTIAIKQYFSNMTGGSSVPPRLTDLVKLAQECCYHSNLAVAAHGVIVLSNIAVSCPEKDIVQLEQDTVLGVESLLMLCSQDSSPSAQATLKTALTSLVKMLKSRPHLSQSAVEFLLGQLHLSCDSSRVLMCHALAAIATHLPVLGDGMLGDLVDLYRVASHSSTGKQQELLVSLATVIFVASQSSLSSDVKTVIKQQLENGANGWTVYRIARQASRMGCHEFSSELYQSLRTRVASEHFYFWLNSLKEFSQAEQCLSHVEDGDYSGAMSAIAEALRSYQKGIASLTAASTPLSPLTFQCEFIKLRIDTLQALSQLICTCNSLKTSPPPAIATTIALTSGNDLQRCGRISLQMKVCMDEFRSLAARYADLHQASFDADYATLRNVELQQQSCLLVSHVIEALILDPQAASFQEYGTLGSVQTESEYERRMMSVFNHVLEEVEGLTKKHPPVSYLRYFFQKLQSTSIKLALSPSPRTPSEPIPVQSSQQLTLKVEGVVQHGTTPGLFRKIQSVCLNVTSVLQSKTGPDYKIPLDTKTNEIEQRVEPHNDYFSTQFLLNFSILGTHTVTVEASVVDESGTEWKTGPRTTVSVKSLEDPYSQQLRHQLQQSASQPAPQRGAYSRF from the exons ATGTCGCTTTCCACGGCGCGGTCATTTTTATCAGAGGCTTGTTATGGAGAGCAGGAGCTCGACGCCAATTCCGCTCTCATGGAGCTGGACAAAG GGCTCCGCTCGGGGAAGCTGGGGGAGCAGTGTGAGGCTGTGGTGCTGTTCCCCAAACTCTTCCAGAAGTACCCGTTTCCCATCCTCATCAACTCAGCTTTCCTGAAACTAGCAGACATCTTCAGGCTCGG AAACAACTTTCTGCGCCTCTGTGTGCTGAAAGTAACTCAACAAAGTGAGAAACACTTGGAGAAGATCCTTAATGTGGATGAATTTGTGAAAAGGGTGTTTTCTGTCATCCATAGTAATGACCCTGTGGCCAGAGCCATCACACTGAG GATGCTTGGTAGTTTGGCCTCCATCATCCCAGAGAGGAAGAATGCCCACCACACTATTCGACAAAGTCTTGACTCTCATGACAATGTGGAAGTAGAGGCTGCAATATTTGCTGCTGCAAGTTTTTCCGCACAGTCAAA GGACTTTGCAGCTGGGATTTGCAATAAAGTCAGTGAGATGATTCAAG GTTTGGACACTCCAGtggagctgaagctgaagctgattcCAATGCTACAGCACATGCACCACGATGCCAGCTTAGCgtccagcagcagagagctTCTGCAACACCTTGTTAACTCCTATCCCTCCACCCCCATGGTCATCGTCAGCCTACACACCTTTACCCAGCTGGCCGCCTTTTCTCTCATTGATATCCCTAAACAG TTACAACTCCTTCTTCAATATCTGAAAGATGACCCAAGAAAAGCTGTGAAGAGACTCGCAATTAACGACCTAAAGCTCCTGGCTAAAAAGGCTCCTCATCTTTGGATCAGAGAAAATACTCAG ACCCTGTGTGAATGTGCCTTGACTAGCCCTTACAACAGCTTGAAGCTGGGGATGTTGGCTGTACTCTCCACCCTCTCTGGAACAATCGCTATAAAGCAGTACTTCAGTAATATGACAG GTGGCTCCTCAGTACCCCCTCGGCTCACTGACCTGGTTAAACTGGCGCAAGAGTGCTGTTACCACAGCAACCTGGCAGTGGCTGCCCATGGGGTCATAGTACTCTCCAACATTGCCGTTTCCTGTCCAGAGAAAG ATATAGTGCAATTGGAGCAGGACACAGTTTTGGGAGTGGAGTCTCTCCTGATGCTCTGCAGTCAGGACAGCAGCCCCAGTGCCCAGGCCACACTCAAA ACAGCCCTCACCTCACTGGTTAAGATGCTGAAAAGTCGACCCCatctcagtcagtcagctgtgGAGTTCCTTCTCGGCCAGCTCCACTTGTCCTGTGACTCCTCTCGTGTTCTTATGTGCCACGCTCTGGCAGCCATCGCCACCCACTTGCCAGTGCTGGGTGATGGGATGCTGGGAGATCTGGTGGACCTTTACAGAGTGGCCAGTCACTCCTCCACTGGCAAACAGCAAGAGCTTCTG GTTTCCTTGGCAACAGTGATTTTTGTTGCTAGCCAATCCTCTTTGTCATCTGACGTGAAGACAGTCATCAAACAACAGCTGGAGAATGGTGCTAATGGCTGGACTGTATACCGCATTGCACGACAAGCTTCACGcatg GGATGCCATGAGTTCTCCAGTGAGCTGTACCAGAGTCTGCGTACCCGTGTGGCATCAGAGCACTTCTACTTTTGGCTGAACAGCCTGAAGGAGTTTTCCCAGGCTGAGCAGTGCCTGAGTCATGTGGAGGATGGAGACTATAGTGGAGCCATGAGCGCCATCGCTGAGGCCCTGCGATCCTACCAAAAGGGCATCGCCTCCCTCACA GCTGCCAGTACTCCTTTGAGCCCACTAACGTTCCAGTGTGAGTTCATTAAACTGCGGATCGACACCCTACAAGCCCTGTCGCAGCTCATTTGTACCTGCAACAGCCTGAAAACCAGCCCTCCTCCTGCCATTGCCACCACTATTGCCCTTACCTCAGGCAATGACCTGCAGCGCTGTGGCCGCATCTCATTGCAG ATGAAGGTATGCATGGACGAGTTCCGAAGTCTTGCAGCACGCTATGCTGATTTACACCAGGCCTCATTTGATGCTGACTATGCCACTCTTCGTAATGTGGAGCT ACAACAACAGAGCTGTTTGCTTGTCTCCCATGTGATAGAAGCTTTAATTTTAGACCCACAGGCAGCCAG TTTTCAGGAATATGGCACCCTGGGGTCAGTGCAGACAGAGAGTGAATACGAGCGACGGATGATGTCTGTATTTAACCATGTGctggaggaagtggagggcCTCACCAAGAAACACCCCCCAGTTTCATATCTG AGGTACTTCTTCCAAAAGCTCCAGTCAACAAGCATTAAG CTTGCCCTCTCTCCATCCCCACGAACACCAAGTGAACCAATTCCAGTacagagcagccagcagctgaCTCTAAAAGTGGAAGGGGTGGTGCAGCACGGTACGACGCCCGGACTCTTCAGGAAGATCCAGTCTGTTTGCCTCAATGTCACTTCAGTTCTGCAGAGCAAGACAGGGCCTGACTACAAG ATTCCACTTGACACTAAAACTAATGAGATTGAGCAGCGAGTAGAACCCCACAACGACTACTTCAGCACCCAGTTCTTACTGAATTTCTCCATCCTTGGCACACACACGGTCACTGTAGAGGCGTCTGTTGTGGATGAGAGTGGCACAGAATGGAAGACAGGGCCCAGGACAACAGTCTCAGTGAAATCCCTGGAGGATCCTTACTCTCAGCAGCTCCGCCACCAGCTGCAGCAAAGTGCATCCCAGCCTGCTCCCCAGAGAGGAGCATACTCACGCTTCTAG